From Podospora bellae-mahoneyi strain CBS 112042 chromosome 3, whole genome shotgun sequence, the proteins below share one genomic window:
- a CDS encoding hypothetical protein (EggNog:ENOG503NYUU; COG:S) — protein sequence MSQIVPRNDAWRTHPPPGSNQYLSDNGSNWLFAVAALFGVTTLGLFAHKFKARNGERFFHYLFIIAAFVGLITYYAQACDLGWDVIAQANQINRSGLTRQIFWPKYVFWVVAFPAVVIALGVLSGVSWATILFNVFLTWIWQLSYLAAAYTPSNYKWGFFAWGLLAHLFLLYSTLIHSRRNATHVGIRSDYTKLTGYANFLWLIYPIAWGLSDGGNVIGVTASFIWFGILDLLLIIGFAAFTIVLSRRWDYGRLNIAFTQYGRVPVHAGSFPEKNSPHANAAVAPSTRAAV from the coding sequence ATGTCCCAGATTGTCCCACGCAACGACGCCTGGCGCACGCACCCGCCTCCGGGAAGCAACCAATACCTCAGCGACAATGGCTCCAACTGGCTCTTTGCCGTTGCCGCCCTCTTCGGTGTCACCACATTGGGCCTTTTCGCCCACAAGTTTAAGGCCCGCAACGGTGAACGCTTCTTCCACtacctcttcatcatcgccgccttTGTCGGTCTCATCACCTACTATGCCCAGGCCTGCGATCTCGGCTGGGATGTGATCGCGCAGGCGAACCAGATCAACCGAAGCGGTCTCACCCGTCAAATCTTCTGGCCCAAGTATGTCTTCTGGGTTGTCGCCTTCCCCGCCGTCGTTATCGCTCTTGGTGTCCTCTCCGGTGTCTCCTGGGCCACCATCCTCTTTAACGTCTTCCTCACCTGGATCTGGCAGCTCAGctacctcgccgccgcctaCACTCCATCCAACTACAAGTGGGGCTTCTTCGCCTGGGGTCTCCTCGctcatctcttcctcctATACTCTACTCTGATCCACAGCCGCAGGAACGCCACCCATGTTGGCATCCGTAGCGACTACACCAAGCTTACCGGCTATGCCAACTTCCTTTGGCTCATCTATCCCATTGCCTGGGGTCTGTCTGATGGCGGTAATGTCATTGGTGTTACTGCCAGCTTCATCTGGTTCGGTATCCTCGACttgctcctcatcatcggctTCGCTGCTTTCACCATTGTCCTCTCCAGACGGTGGGATTATGGCAGACTCAACATTGCCTTCACCCAGTATGGCCGTGTCCCTGTTCACGCTGGCAGCTTCCCCGAGAAGAACTCTCCCCATGCCAACGCTGCCGTTGCCCCCAGCACCCGCGCTGCTGTTTAA
- the COX11 gene encoding Cytochrome c oxidase assembly protein cox11, mitochondrial (COG:O; EggNog:ENOG503NW27) has product MSKTHDDDDGFMSECLLEPLRVSPKKEGAMTTTHPCTPLLRNRQAQNTHKLQARLGCAAVQLGFFFEKSIIRRSSTPTNTHGHHHSVTPNMNSIPRMTRRLAATSQKRFFTPNTPRRANPQQHPHYHQPTPSGSKSSNPEMDRIHQLYRQRNRSTAFYTISVILGTVALSYGSVPMYKMICQTTGWGGQPVRAHGGSSSSSSPDEDITAKLIPITTSPRIRVSFSASVSDLLDWKFVPQQREVRVLPGETALAFYTATNNSDKDIIGVATYSVTPAQVAPYFSKIQCFCFEEQRLQAGETVDMPVFFYLDPDLLNDLNMRGVESVVLNYTFFKARYDDQK; this is encoded by the exons ATGTCCAAGACtcacgacgatgatgacggttTTATGAGCGAATGCCTTCTAGAACCACTCCGTGTAAGTCCCAAAAAGGAAGGAGCTatgaccaccacccacccatgCACCCCACTTTTGCGCAACCGCCAAGCCCAGAACACCCACAAGCTCCAAGCTCGCCTTGGTTGCGCAGCCGTTCAATTGGGATTCTTTTTTGAGAAGTCCATCATCAGACGATCTTCCACACCTACCAACACCCACGGTCACCACCATTCGGTCACACCAAACATGAATTCAATACCAAGAATGACCCGGCGCCTAGCCGCCACTTCCCAGAAAcgcttcttcacccccaacaccccccgaCGAGCGAAcccccagcaacacccacactaccaccaacccaccccctccggctccaagtcctccaacCCAGAAATGGACAGGATACACCAGCTCTACCGCCAGCGGAACCGTTCAACCGCCTTTTACACAATCTCTGTGATCCTCGGCACAGTGGCCTTGAGTTATGGTTCAGTACCAATGTATAAAATG ATCTGCCAAACAACTGGCTGGGGCGGACAACCCGTCCGCGCCCAcggcggctcctcctcctcctcctcccccgacgaAGACATAACCGCCAAactcatccccatcaccacatccccccGCATCCgcgtctccttctccgcctcggTCTCCGACCTCCTAGACTGGAAATTCGTTCCACAACAGCGAGAAGTTCGGGTTTTACCGGGAGAGACAGCGCTGGCGTTTTATACCGCGACGAACAACTCTGACAAGGACATCATCGGGGTGGCGACCTACTCTGTCACACCAGCACAGGTGGCGCCCTACTTTAGCAAGATTCAGTGCTTCTGTTTTGAGGAGCAGAGGCTCCAGGCCGGGGAGACGGTGGACATGCCGGTTTTCTTTTACTTGGATCCCGATCTGCTAAATGATCTCAACATGAGAGGGGTGGAGAGCGTGGTGTTGAATTATACTTTTTTCAAGGCTAGGTATGATGATCAGAAGTGA
- a CDS encoding hypothetical protein (COG:S; EggNog:ENOG503Q4AI): MPSPGCRPQPLPKKFLGPEILDEDAGCAKSKAASSSTSDLSNRYFSIMHIRPGRTASSRWLGSVFNAEHLTPTSVPLYLCPAFRSLSTVANAPHSRPSIPHHRQNAPCQFRQLRRLHKQSSGLEHTSDAPEEITSLEVAPKKKLPPQCHGCGALSQTAVPDEAGYYDMSRKSIRQYLGLDKTTKPDKLEQNDIIKDALSGLDLDALAQAGIDLKSLLPQERQPPSKRELQKIESPPLCDRCHNLVHNSTGNSIYHPTLESIQETIEESPYKYNHIYHIIDAADFPMSLLPRLHSILDITLRTQNRRGGQHKYKRGRLIEMSFIVTRSDLLAPKKEMVDSMMPYIRETLRDALGRVGQRVRLGNVHCVSAKRGWWTKELKEDVWKRGGACWMVGKVNVGKSQLFEAVFPKNRMSEATAVLLNKKKIAPVNVFAKRTAEPLSFTENPEDEEARNTLLPGLSLHTVSDLLPPPQEETAYPTMPIVSSLPGTTASPIRIPFGSGKGELIDLPGLSRGDIELFVRPECRTSLVMKQRIVPEQQTIKPGQSLLIGGFIRITPRNVAPDEELVFLAYAFTPIDPHLTSTEKAIATQTQDPNAPKVGNIALPGTGEKIKHAGAFQLRYDITKARTGPLTRKEAVGLKVDQLPYRVLGIDILIEGVGWVELAVQVRTRKLFDNSAPKPVYAKPPSSDPFHMLTSPATDATTTTPTLDLRPEPVNSLSREKEPKKEKRKPKPAYTPRHERMSDEQLREDLWAAWDEKPSPPREESQNDWEDEFDQRQQQQEEEQDTTAEPEPNWPVIDVYSPEGKFIGYRPPLNAWLVNKELKSKEAKLSRPRRSMKGVKKGAKSEGRWGGGGGPR; encoded by the coding sequence ATGCCAAGCCCGGGTTGCCGGCCGCAACCCTTGCCAAAAAAGTTCCTGGGTCCAGAAATTTTGGATGAAGATGCGGGTTGCGCAAAGTCAAAGGCTGCCAGTTCTTCAACGTCAGATCTGTCAAATCGATATTTTTCAATCATGCACATTCGGCCGGGCCGGACTGCGTCTTCAAGATGGCTGGGGAGTGTGTTTAATGCCGAGCATCTCACCCCGACCTCAGTGCCTCTCTACCTATGCCCCGCCTTTCGATCGCTATCGACTGTCGCAAATGCCCCTCACTCTCGACCTTCTATCCCACACCATCGTCAGAATGCGCCATGTCAGTTCCGACAACTCCGAAGACTCCACAAGCAGTCAAGTGGTCTCGAGCATACTTCGGATGCGCCAGAAGAAATCACGAGCCTCGAAGTTGCACCCAAAAAGAAACTACCGCCTCAATGCCATGGCTGCGGTGCCCTGTCGCAAACCGCCGTCCCCGACGAAGCTGGCTACTATGATATGTCACGGAAGAGCATCAGACAATATTTGGGACTAGATAAAACAACCAAACCGGACAAATTGGAACAGAATGATATTATCAAAGATGCATTGAGTGGGCTGGACCTTGACGCGCTGGCACAAGCGGGCATCGATCTCAAATCACTCCTACCCCAGGAACGACAGCCCCCAAGCAAACGCGAACTGCAGAAGATTGAAAGTCCACCGCTGTGCGATCGCTGCCATAATCTGGTTCACAATTCTACGGGCAACTCCATTTACCACCCGACTCTGGAGTCTATCCAGGAGACCATCGAAGAATCACCATACAAATACAACCATATCTACCATATCATTGACGCCGCCGACTTCCCAATGTCTCTCCTGCCCAGGCTCCACAGCATTCTGGACATCACCCTACGTACGCAGAaccgaagaggagggcaaCACAAGTATAAGCGTGGCAGGTTAATTGAGATGAGCTTTATCGTCACTCGCTCCGATCTCTTGGCGCCCAAGAAGGAAATGGTCGACTCCATGATGCCTTATATTCGAGAGACCCTCCGTGACGCCCTGGGAAGGGTTGGTCAACGTGTCAGACTAGGAAACGTCCACTGCGTTAGCGCCAAGCGAGGATGGTGGaccaaggagctcaaggaagATGTCTGGAAGCGTGGCGGCGCATGCTGGATGGTTGGCAAAGTCAACGTTGGAAAATCGCAGCTTTTTGAAGCAGTCTTTCCCAAGAACCGCATGTCAGAGGCTACCGCGGTGCTgctcaacaagaagaagattgccCCCGTTAATGTCTTCGCAAAGAGGACAGCCGAGCCACTTTCTTTTACTGAAAACcccgaggatgaagaagcgcgcaacaccctcctccccggcctcAGTCTCCACACGGTCTCCGACCTCTTACCCCCACCGCAAGAAGAGACCGCCTACCCAACCATGCCCATCGTCTCTTCCCTCCCTGGCACGaccgcctcccccatcaGGATTCCCTTTGGATCTGGCAAAGGCGAGCTGATCGATCTCCCCGGCCTGTCGAGAGGCGACATCGAACTCTTCGTCCGCCCTGAATGCCGCACATCTCTCGTCATGAAACAACGCATTGTTCCAGAACAGCAAACCATCAAACCCGGTCAGTCCCTGCTCATCGGTGGCTTCATCCGCATCACACCCCGCAACGTCGCCCCAGACGAAGAGCTTGTTTTTCTGGCATACGCCTTCACCCCCATCGACCCGCATCTCACATCCACCGAGAAGGCCATCGCAACGCAAACCCAAGACCCGAATGCACCAAAAGTAGGCAACATTGCCCTCCCTGGGACGGGCGAGAAGATCAAGCATGCGGGAGCGTTCCAGTTAAGATATGACATCACCAAAGCCCGTACTGGACCCTTGACAAGGAAAGAAGCCGTCGGTCTTAAGGTCGATCAACTCCCCTACCGCGTTTTGGGCATCGATATCCTCATTGAAGGCGTCGGCTGGGTAGAATTAGCTGTTCAAGTCCGCACGAGAAAGTTATTCGACAACTCCGCCCCAAAGCCAGTATAcgccaaacccccctcctcggaCCCATTCCACATGCTCACCTCTCCGGCAACGGacgcaaccaccaccaccccaacgcTTGACCTCCGGCCCGAACCGGTCAACTCCCTCTCTCGGGAAAAGGAACCGAAAAAGGAGAAACGCAAGCCTAAACCGGCTTACACCCCCAGACACGAGAGGATGTCTGACGAGCAGTTGAGGGAAGATCTCTGGGCCGCGTGGGATGAAaagccctctccaccaagaGAAGAAAGTCAAAATGACTGGGAAGATGAATTTGACcagagacaacaacaacaagaagaagaacaagacacCACTGCAGAGCCGGAACCAAACTGGCCTGTCATCGACGTCTACTCCCCCGAAGGGAAATTCATCGGCTATCGCCCCCCGCTGAACGCCTGGTTGGTGaacaaggagctcaagagcAAGGAGGCGAAGCTCagcaggccgaggaggagcatgaagggggtgaagaagggggctaAGAgtgaggggaggtggggtggtggtggggggccACGTTGA
- a CDS encoding hypothetical protein (EggNog:ENOG503P51D; COG:J): MVGVIRRLHKLKALLDIRCGPGAAIFPSDVTRIHLEFAYGLAGHLGPRKFWNTNLPRLKFWNPAIPMIVNRTTDVTGPAVLSVYFREPGSILQELQTPSSSFHGFAKAPQPAEGERVLTIDMKNLPSEKILDELISKSGAVPVRPTPQDEADLAELRDLERTGEIDRERVKRKTDAEKREKRLIAQAQSEAAAIRAAL, encoded by the exons ATGGTCGGCGTAATAAGGAGATTAcacaagctcaaggct CTCCTTGACATCAGGTGCGGGCCGGGGgctgccatcttccccaGCGATGTGACCAGGATACACCTCGAGTTTGCCTATGGTCTAGCAGGACACTTGGGACCAAG GAAATTTTGGAACACAAATCTCCCACGACTGAAATTCTGGAACCCCGCTATTCCGATGATTGTCAACCGAACAACAGACGTAACTGGGCCAGCGGTGTTGAGTGTCTACTTCCGCGAGCCAGGCTCGATACTGCAGGAATTGCAGACGCCAAGTTCATCTTTCCACGGGTTCGCCAAGGCCCCACAACCAGCCGAGGGCGAGCGTGTCCTTACGATTGATATGAAGAACCTGCCGTCCGAGAAAATTCTCGACGAGCTCATCAGCAAGAGTGGCGCGGTTCCAGTAAGACCAACACCACAAGACGAGGCCGACTTGGCCGAACTCAGGGACTTGGAGCGCACGGGAGAGATCGACCGGGAAAGAGTAAAGAGGAAGACGGATGctgagaagagggagaagaggctCATTGCCCAGGCGCAGTCTGAGGCTGCCGCTATCAGGGCTGCGCTGTAA
- the PMT2 gene encoding Dolichyl-phosphate-mannose--protein mannosyltransferase 2 (EggNog:ENOG503NURN; COG:O; CAZy:GT39) produces the protein MAAVNDRGPVVTGADLGDARRRNVPGTPQTVAVVPEPDDKKKVKKEPSFLEILDQWEWIIAPIVFTALAFFTRLYKIGLSNIVTWDEAHFGKFGSHYLKREFYFDVHPPAGKLLVGLSGYLAGYNGSFEFKSGETYPPELNYTFMRQFNAFWGAICVPLAYWTAKELKLRRNAVWLVTLMVLCENSYTTISRFILLDSMLLFGTVATTLCWAKFHGQRKNSFEPEWFFWLFMTGLSIGFVTSVKLVGLFVTALVGLYTIEDLWNKFGDTKMPISTLAAHVGTRVVGLIILPFLVYLLSFAIHFAVLTNSGPGDAQMSSLFQANLRGTEVGRNSPLEVAIGSKVTIKNMGYGGGLLHSHVQTYPEGSGQQQVTCYHHKDANNDWFFYPNRRDADYDAAAEPRFIADGQTIRLLHSQTGRNLHSHQIAAPITKADWEVSSYGNITVGDEKDHWKIEVVSDAASRDRSKIRTLTTAFRLKHEVLGCYLRAGNVNLPQWGFKQIEVTCTKDNKPRDTYTHWNIESHINEKLPPGDPGQYRSPFFKDFVHLNVAMMTSNNALVPDPDKQDDLASQWWQWPILHVGLRMCGWDDKIVKYFLLGNPLVYWGSTAGLGVFGLLTVWYILRWQRGYRELSQFDIDQIHYAGIYPVIGWFLHYLPFVIMARVTYVHHYYPALYFAILTFGFLTDWFTRNQKKIVQYATYAVLDATVIGLYIYFIPICWGMTGPNRQYGYMKWFDTWRMSDA, from the exons atggccgccGTCAACGACAGAGGCCCTGTCGTCACTGGCGCTGATCTGGGCGATGCCCGAAGGCGTAACGTCCCAGGCACTCCCCAGACAGTTGCCGTCGTCCCAGAGCCTGATGATaagaagaaggtcaagaag GAACCGTCCTTCCTCGAGATCCTGGACCAATGGGAGTGGATCATTGCCCCCATCGTATTCACCGCGCTCGCTTTCTTCACACGTCTCTACAAGATCGGTCTTTCCAACATTGTTACTTGGGACGAAGCTCA TTTCGGAAAGTTCGGTAGCCACTACCTCAAACGCGAGTTCTACTTCGATGTCCAT CCCCCCGCTGGAAAGCTTCTCGTCGGTCTGAGCGGATATCTTGCCGGTTACAATGGGTCCTTCGAGTTCAAGTCGGGAGAGACCTACCCTCCTGAGCTCAACTACACTTTTATGCGCCAGTTCAACGCCTTTTGGGGTGCCATTTGCGTCCCCCTCGCCTACTGGACtgccaaggagctcaagctcCGCCGCAATGCTGTCTGGCTCGTCACTCTTATGGTCCTCTGCGAGAACTCatacaccaccatctcccggTTTATCCTCCTCGATTCTATGCTCCTGTTCGGTACCGTTGCCACGACACTCTGCTGGGCCAAGTTCCATGGCCAGCGCAAGAACAGCTTCGAGCCCGAGTGGTTCTTTTGGCTGTTCATGACTGGTCTTAGCATTGGTTTCGTTACCAGTGTCAAGCTGGTGGGACTTTTCGTCACTGCTCTGGTTGGTCTTTACACCATTGAGGATCTCTGGAACAAGTTTGGCGACACCAAGATGCCaatctccaccctcgccgcccacGTCGGAACTCGCGTCGTTGGTCTCATCATCCTGCCCTTCCTTGTTTACCTTCTCAGCTTCGCCATCCACTTTGCGGTTCTCACCAACAGCGGTCCTGGCGATGCCCAGATGTCTTCACTTTTCCAGGCCAACTTGAGGGGGACTGAGGTCGGCAGGAACAGCCCATTGGAAGTGGCCATCGGTTCCAAGGTTACCATCAAGAATATGGGCTATGGTGGCGGTCTTCTCCACAGTCACGTTCAGACCTACCCCGAGGGCTCTGGCCAGCAACAGGTTACCTGTTACCACCACAAGGATGCCAACAACGACTGGTTCTTCTACCCCAACCGCCGCGATGCCGATTACGATGCCGCTGCCGAACCCCGTTTCATTGCCGACGGCCAGACCATTCGTCTCCTTCACTCCCAGACCGGCCGCAACCTCCATTCTCACCAAATCGCtgctcccatcaccaaggccgaCTGGGAAGTTTCCAGCTACGGCAACATCACTGTTGGCGACGAGAAGGACCACTGGAAGATTGAGGTTGTCAGCGATGCTGCCTCCAGGGACCGCTCCAAGATCCGCACTCTTACCACCGCTTTCCGGTTAAAGCACGAGGTTTTGGGCTGCTATCTCCGCGCTGGCAATGTCAACTTGCCCCAGTGGGGTTTCAAGCAGATTGAGGTTACCTGcaccaaggacaacaagCCTCGCGACACCTACACCCACTGGAACATTGAGTCTCACATTAACGAGAAGC TCCCTCCTGGAGACCCTGGCCAGTACAGGTCGCCCTTCTTTAAGGACTTCGTGCACCTG AACGTTGCCATGATGACCTCCAACAACGCCCTTGTGCCCGATCCCGATAAGCAGGACGACTTGGCTTCTCAGTGGTGGCAATGGCCCATTCTGCACGTTGGTCTCAGGATGTGCGGCTGGGACGACAAGATCGTCAAGTACTTCCTTCTCGGCAACCCCCTCGTCTATTGGGGCTCGACTGCCGGGCTCGGTGTGTTTGGTCTTTTGACCGTCTGGTACATCCTCCGCTGGCAGAGAGGGTACAGGGAGCTTTCCCAGTTCGACATTGACCAGATCCACTACGCCGGCATCTACCCCGTCATTGGCTGGTTCCTCCACTACTTGCCCTTCGTCATCATGGCTCGTGTCACCTACGTCCACCATTACTACCCAGCCTTGTacttcgccatcctcacTTTCGGCTTCCTCACCGACTGGTTCACCCGCaaccagaagaagattgtTCAGTACGCCACTTATGCCGTGCTCGACGCGACGGTCATTGGGCTGTACATTTACTTTATTCCCATCTGCTGGGGCATGACTGGTCCCAACAGGCAGTACGGCTACATGAAGTGGTTTGACACGTGGAGGATGTCGGATGCTTAA
- a CDS encoding hypothetical protein (COG:U; EggNog:ENOG503NZ4I): MTSQPAWDYIAKLVCIGDSGCGKSSLTIRLCEGRFVTHHDVTIGVEFGSRIVPVGPPYSTTTEECSSSTPIPSTPSSPKPANGKPPAGLPKPPTVPTPQSEAAAAASQKHMKLSLWDTAGQETYKSVTRSYFRGASGALLVFDLTRKSTFTHVTDWLNDLRQIAEPDIVVVLVGNKADLASPEAEGGQNKREVSRQEAEEWARRNGVLEYVETSAKSGEGVEKAFMRVAEKIFGNIQQGKYDLNDRRSGVKGPNFGGPPGSSGGKPVRLTNSANKSSGGCC, translated from the coding sequence ATGACTTCCCAACCCGCCTGGGACTATATCGCAAAGCTAGTATGCATAGGCGACTCAGGCTGTGGTAAATCCTCCCTGACCATACGTCTCTGCGAAGGCCGCTTCGTTACCCATCATGACGTAACCATCGGCGTGGAGTTTGGCTCCCGCATCGTCCCCGTCGGTCCCCCTtattccaccaccacagaaGAGTGCTCTAGCTCAACCCCAATACCGTCCACTCCGTCTTCCCCAAAACCTGCCAACGGCAAGCCCCCAGCCGGCCTCCCGAAACCCCCAACAGTCCCTACCCCCCAGTCCGAAGCAGCCGCTGCTGCCTCCCAAAAGCACATGAAGCTTTCCCTCTGGGACACTGCCGGACAAGAAACGTACAAGTCCGTCACGAGATCCTACTTTCGCGGCGCATCCGGTGCGCTCTTGGTCTTCGATCTCACCCGCAAGTCCACCTTTACGCACGTCACCGACTGGCTCAACGACCTCCGCCAGATCGCCGAGCCCGACATCGTCGTTGTTCTCGTAGGTAACAAGGCCGATCTGGCCTCACCAGAAGCAGAGGGAGGGCAGAACAAGCGCGAGGTCTCACGGCAAGAAGCGGAGGAGTGGGCCCGTAGGAATGGCGTGCTTGAATACGTCGAAACTAGCGCAAAGAGCGGGGAGGGAGTAGAAAAGGCCTTTATGAGAGTAGCCGAAAAGATTTTTGGGAACATTCAACAGGGGAAATACGACTTGAATGACAGGAGGTCAGGCGTGAAGGGACCGAACTTTGGGGGGCCGCCAGGGAGCTCGGGGGGCAAGCCGGTGAGGTTGACGAACAGTGCGAATAAGAGCTCGGGCGGGTGCTGTTGA
- a CDS encoding hypothetical protein (EggNog:ENOG503NVKY; COG:I), whose protein sequence is MPFPDASKFLAQSQSRFSNFAGQPDNADRPSQPSGWQNRGARFGGRSYLGRGGGGNPYQTSNSRFGSMAAFGSRYNQDAPLFQPPLDHDEEDEEERDREAADIYALQQSRRVLAAGRLEESTETDNDGSRASIEQSQEYEGSGSLGERLRGIRSSWNGPKKYKRATMEEEPPTERPEPRKHIREISRDSTDTKGMEDVGLESTIAYSEPPADLMMEDSTPPAFQKFRSPGGPSRPLLRRDSGEDSELGLRPPSSVGTEVNATALPPASYGEMFRHDAFFAWIYLIAQASLFATFVLIFMHTSGNKASGDTIYTTLKASFHLLAVDTLVAIIVSMVWLAALRSFVRPLVTLVLVAVPIILLSFSLYPFISSYQETGGSSRFQDTAMRWAATIPGIWALIWVYMVWKGRESIQSAMSILDFSSRILTANSALILVGMGCLAAVVLWTWTWLFMFTRVFLGGNFSSKLARFIINASTWWLGAYFILMYLWTLSIISAVQRSTTAATVSQWYFHRNAVPAPSTRDVVSAALSHAMTTIFGTISLSTLLALAIRLPLLVLPRRLAHILTMFVYSFIPTPIAALTNPLTLTYAAIHSQPLSISARGLSSMEFLAPQRPTTTLTPAALPKHNRHSPLLPYRLAKLILHATRFMMAIALGFAGWVMTAKQLEIERQGKVGIRGSAYAYVVGLIASFIGWGILGAMEGILSGIVDGVVVCYGSEKRMLTGAGGYCMEAANLFGDRRGQGDRESIY, encoded by the coding sequence ATGCCATTTCCAGATGCCTCTAAATTCCTTGCGCAGTCGCAGTCGAGGTTCTCCAACTTTGCCGGCCAGCCAGATAACGCCGACAGACCATCACAGCCGTCCGGATGGCAAAATAGAGGCGCGCGATTCGGGGGACGTTCCTATCTCGGtcggggcggcggtggcaacCCGTATCAAACCAGCAACTCCCGGTTCGGTAGTATGGCAGCCTTCGGTTCGAGGTACAATCAGGACGCCCCGTTGTTCCAACCCCCACTAGATCACGATgaggaagacgaagaagagagagatcGAGAGGCCGCAGACATTTATGCTTTGCAACAATCACGCCGTgtcctcgccgccggccGACTCGAAGAAAGCACCGAAACAGATAACGATGGGAGCCGCGCTTCGATAGAGCAAAGCCAGGAGTATGAAGGATCTGGGTCTCTTGGGGAACGTCTCCGAGGCATCCGGAGTAGCTGGAACGGCCCCAAGAAGTACAAGAGGGCGACCATGGAAGAGGAGCCACCAACAGAACGGCCGGAGCCGAGGAAGCACATACGCGAAATATCGAGGGATAGCACGGATACCAAAGGGATGGAAGATGTTGGTCTAGAATCAACCATCGCCTACAGCGAACCACCAGCGgacttgatgatggaggacaGTACCCCTCCGGCTTTCCAGAAGTTCAGGTCGCCTGGCGGTCCGTCGCGCCCGCTGCTTAGGAGAGATTCTGGCGAGGATTCGGAGCTTGGACTGCGACCGCCCAGCTCAGTCGGGACAGAAGTTAATGCCACTGCGCTGCCGCCAGCATCGTATGGAGAAATGTTTCGGCACGACGCCTTCTTTGCCTGGATCTACCTGATCGCCCAAGCATCCCTGTTTGCTACCTTTGTCCTAATCTTCATGCATACAAGTGGTAACAAGGCATCTGGAGACACTATCTACACCACGCTAAAGGCATCTTTCCATCTGCTGGCTGTCGACACTTTGGTGGCCATCATAGTCTCCATGGTATGGTTGGCTGCGCTGCGGTCGTTCGTCCGACCGCTTGTCAccctggtgttggtggcggtGCCAATAATCCTCTTATCGTTTTCGTTGTATCCGTTCATTTCGAGTTATCAGGAGACTGGTGGCAGTTCACGATTCCAGGATACAGCCATGAGATGGGCAGCGACGATCCCTGGTATATGGGCACTGATATGGGTATACATGGTTTGGAAAGGCCGCGAGTCTATTCAGTCTGCTATGAGCATTCTTGATTTCTCGAGCCGCATCCTGACGGCGAATTCAGCTCTTATTTTAGTTGGCATGGGCTgccttgctgctgtggtgctCTGGACGTGGACTTGGCTTTTCATGTTCACTAGAGTATTTCTCGGTGGAAACTTCTCCAGCAAGCTCGCCAggttcatcatcaacgcTTCGACTTGGTGGCTGGGGGCGTACTTTATACTCATGTACCTCTGGACGCTGTCGATCATCTCCGCGGTTCAGCGGAGCACAACAGCGGCGACGGTGTCGCAGTGGTATTTCCATCGGAATGCGGTTCCAGCTCCATCTACTAGGGACGTTGTTTCCGCAGCCCTGAGCCATGCCATGACCACTATCTTTGGAACCATCAGCTTGTCGACGTTGCTAGCTCTTGCGATCCGCCTACCCCTACTGGTTTTGCCGCGGAGACTGGCTCATATCCTGACCATGTTTGTCTACTCGTTCATTCCGACCCCGATCGCGGCATTGACGAACCCGTTGACCTTGACATATGCGGCCATCCACTCGCAACCGCTGTCGATTTCGGCCAGGGGTCTGTCATCGATGGAATTCCTAGCACCCCAACGGCCTACCACTACTCTCACACCTGCCGCGTTGCCCAAGCATAACAGGCAttcgcctcttcttccctATCGGCTTGCGAAGCTGATCCTTCACGCCACGCGCTTCATGATGGCCATTGCGCTGGGATTTGCAGGGTGGGTCATGACTGCGAAGCAACTCGAAATCGAAAGGCAGGGCAAGGTGGGCATCCGGGGAAGCGCCTATGCGTATGTGGTTGGGTTAATCGCCAGCTTCATAGGCTGGGGCATTTTGGGAGCCATGGAGGGCATTCTCAGCGGCATTGTTGATGGCGTAGTGGTCTGCTATGGCAGCGAGAAGAGAATGTTGACCGGAGCGGGAGGATACTGCATGGAGGCGGCGAACCTGTTTGGGGATAGAAGGGGACAGGGTGACAGAGAGTCTATCTATTAG